CGCCGGCCACCACGAGCATCGGCCGGGGGGTCAGCACGGCATGCCGGCGGTCGGCGATCAATCGGGCCGGAGCCAGCCCGACCAGCGGTCCGAGCAGCGTGACGACCAGTGCCAGCACCGGCATGCCGACCGCGAGGTCGCCGCCGGAGCCGTGCCCCAGCGCCCGCGCGGCCAGCCCCAGGGCGTACGCGACGACCGCGCCGCCGATCCCGCAGCCCACCAGCAGCGGGTTGGCCGAGCCGGGCAGCTCGCCCGGTTGGCGGGTACGGTCCAGCAGCTCGCGTACCCCGTGCAGCAGCGGCACCGGGTCCCCGGCGGCGTCCCGGGCCGGCCCCGGCGGGTCGCCCAGCCGCCGCCCGCCCGCGCCGACCCGGGCGCGCAGCTGCCCCCACAGGTGGGTGGCCTCACCGTCGACCCGCTCCACCAGCTCCCGCGCCTGCGCCACCTCCGCCTCGGCCCGGCGGACCTGCTCGGTGGCCTCGGCCACCGCCCGGTCGGCCGCGGCGCACTGCTGCGCGTACCAGGTGTGCGCCTCGGCGCGTTGGGCGGCCACCCGGGCGGTCAGCTCGGCGAGCCGACGGATCTGGGCGGCGTACGTCTCACTGGTGACCGGTGCGTTCATCGGGGAGGACCATAGGGGATGATCACCTGTCCGGTGCGGTGCACCGCCCGGTCGAAGTAGAGACCGCGCCACGGCCGCGGGTACCAGTCCGGGCCGCCGGTGCCCGGGTAGAGCGAGGAGCCCAGCTCCGCGCCCTGCACGTCGAGGGCCACCCACGCGCCGATGTTCTCGATGCGGGCGGCCGGACCGCCCAGGTCGGCCCGCATCCGTGCCACCCCGCGCCACCAGGCCAGCACGTGGGTACGCCGTTCCGGCCCGTCGTGCAGGATCCGGCGCAGCTGCTCCAGGCCGGTACGCCCGCCGGCCTTGCCGGCGAGCTGCCCGGCCGCCGCGTCGACCGCGTACAGCAGCAGGTAGTGCGGGCTGTTCGGGGTGCCCGGGGCGCCCAGCGTGTCGCCCACCTCGGCCATCAGCTCGGGCACGGTCTCCTCGTCGTACCAGGCGGCGTCGCCGGCCAGGTCCTCGTAGAGGGCGCGGGCGGCCGGGTCGGCGTCCGGGTCGAGGCAGGCGATGGAGAACCGGGCGGTGCCGGGGCGGTGCTGGCGGGCGAGGGTGCGGGCCGCCGCGTCGAGCACCGCGCACGCCTCGTCGACGCGGGTGCCGAGCACGGCCAGGTTCCGTCCGGGGGCGCGGGGCAGCCGCAGCGCCGCCGAGCGGGCCTGCACGTCGATGATCTCCCCGAGCAGCGCCACCGGGTTGCGCGGCACGCCCTGCTCGGGGGCGGTCAGGGCGCGGAAGTCCGGTGCGCCGGCCAGCTTCGGGATGGCGTCGCCGTCGAAGAGCCGGGCCGGGGCGGCGTCCTGCGGGCGCATCCGCCACAGCCGGTGCTGCAGTTCGCTCCAGGTCTCCCAGTCGCTGGCCGACGGGATGCGGGCCACCTCGTTCCCCTCGACCAGGCCGGACTCGGCGTTGACCACGGCGTGGTGCCGGGGCAGCGACTGCGCCGCGTCGTTGCGTTCGGCCAGGATGCGCAGCGCCTTGGGCAGCGCGATCCGCAGGGTGAACTGGGCGACCAGCGCGGGCCTCCCCCAGAGCGCCTCGATGCCGCGGACGTCCTGCGAGGCGAGCACCAGGTGGATGCCCTGCGACCGGCCCCGCCGGGCCAGGTCCTCCAGCAGGTCGGCGGCCTCCCGGGCGACCACGTCCCGGCCGGCGAGCAGCGCCTGGAACTCGTCGACCACCGCGACGATCCGGGGCCAGTGCCCGGTCGGGTCCACCGCCCGCAGCTCGGCCAGCTTGGTGACCTCGTGCTTCTTCGCGGCGTCCGCCCGCCGGCGCAGCTCCTCGGCGAGGAAGCGCAGCAGCGCCAGCCCGAACTCGCGGTCGGTGTTGACGTTGATGCCGACCAGTCGCATGTGCGGCAGCCAGCTCGGGTCCCGCCGGCCCTTGGCGAACCGGGCGAAGGACACCCCCTCCTTGAAGTCCAGCAGGTAGAACTCCAGCTCGGCGGGGGAGTAGCGGGAGGCGAGCGCGCCGATCCATGCGAAGATCAGGTTGGTCTTGCCGGTGCCGGACGGGCCGCCGATCAGCGCGTGCGGCGGGTAGTCGCCGAGGGTGAGCAGCACCGGCCGCCCGTGCGGGCCCTCGCCGATCGGCGCGGTGAGCCCGTGCGCCGAGTCCTCCCGCCAGTACCCCTCGGCCGGGGGCAGCAGGTCGGTGAAGGGCGCCGGCGGCGGGCCGGCGTTGACCCGGGACGCCACCTCCCGGCAGGTCTCGGTGACCAGGGTGGCCGGCGGCGGCTCGTCGAGGACCACCGGCAGCCCGGCGATCCGGGCGTCGTCCGGCTCCACCGCCACCCGGGTGACCGTCGGAGCATCCGGCAGGTCGATGCCGCGGACCACCAGGTGCACCCCGCAGGCCGCCCCGGTGCGGACCACCCGGTCCAGCTGGCCGCGCTCGTGCCGGGACAGCTCGTCCCCGCCGAGCAGCACCGCCACCCGCCACGGCTCGGGCCGGCGGCCGGTCGCCGCGGCGAGGGCGCGCAGCGACGGGTACTCGCCGGCGAGCACGGTCTCGTTGATCCGGCGGATCTGTTCCACCAGGTCGTCCAGCAGCTTGCCCAGCCCGCCGGGGCCGACGAACGTGAGCAGCCCGCCGGTGCCGAGCGGGGCGAACCCGGCCAGCCCGCCGCCGAGGTGCTCGGGGTCGTACCCGAACAGCCGTACGCCGCCCGGGTCGGCGCGGCCCACCGAGCGCAGCAGCAGCGCGGGCAGCAGCGCGGCGATGCCCTCCCCGTCGCTGCCCGCGAGGTGCACGTGCCCGCCGTCGAGCAGCGGAACCAGCGCCGGCACGGCCTCGCCGCCGGGGATCCGTACCGTGCCGACCCGGACCGCGCCGGGGGTCTCGGTCCGGCCGGCCGGGGTGGGGCGCCAGTGGTCCCAGCGCGCGGACGCCGCGCCCGGCGCCTCCCGCTCGGCCGCCGCGGCGGCCCGGCGGGTGAGCTCCGCGATCCGCCGGGCGTGCCGGGCGTCGATCTCGGCCAGCCGGCGGTCGCGGGCGGCGCCCACCCGCTCCGGTACGGCCGCGGCGGCCCGCCGCACCCGGGCCAGCCGGTCCCGGCCGGCGGCCAGTTCCGCGTCGGCGGCGGCGAGCCCGTTCCGGGTCGCGCCGAGGGCCTCGGAGAGCATCCCCCGGACCCGCGTCACCAGTTGGGCGCGGACGTCAGCCACGGGTCCGCTCCCGCTCGTCGGCGGCCCTGGGCAGGTCCCGCCCCAGCCGGTCCAGCAGGACCCCGGTGACGACCCCGGCGGTCACCGCCGGATCCGCCGCGTGCGGCTGCCCCTCGTCGCCGGGGCGGTGGGGCGGGGGCATCCGGCAGACCCGGCTCAGCAGGGTGTCCAGCACCGGGGGCGGCAGTCCGGGCAGCAGGTCCCGCACCCGCCCGTCCAGTTCCCGGCGCAGCCGGCCCAGGTCGTCGGCGCGCGGCGGGTGCCCGAGCAGCTCGCCGGCCAGGTCGCGGAGCATCGGCGGGGCGATCGCGGCCAGCCCCAGCCCGACGTCGGCGTGCGCGCCGCGCAGCTCGCGGTGCAGCCGGTCCCGGTCACCGGAGCGGACCCCGGTGACCACCCGCCGCAGCAGCTCCCGGGAGTCGCCGACCCGCTCGTCCGGCTCGTCCGGCGCGCCCTCCCGGCCGCCGGTCAGCTCCGCCACCCGCACCGCCCACCAGCGGCGCACCGTCGGCTGCTGGCCCGGCTCCGGTACGCCACCCGGGGCGGGCGGTGGTGTCTCGCCCCGGGTGGCGTACCGGGGCCGCCGCTCGCCGGTCGGGGCCGGCGCTCCGTCGGCGGCCAGCCCGATCGCCGCCAGGTACGCCGACAGCTGTTCCTGGGCCACCCGCAGCGCGTACCCGGCGGTCTCGGCGTGCTCGGTCGCGGCCGATAGCTCCGGCACCCCCATCGGGTTGGCCGACTCCTGGCGTACCCAGCGCAGCCGCTCGGTGGCCTGGCCGAACTTCTCGAGGGCCAGGGCGAGCGGGGCGAGCGGTAGCTCCTCGGCGGCGGCGCGGACCTGCGCGCCGATGTCCTCGACGATGGACACGGACCGGCCCTCAGAGGGTGGCGACGTAGAGCTGCGCCTGCTCGACCGCGACCAGGGTGGCGGCGAGGCATTCCTCCAGCTCCTGGCTGGCCTGCGTCAGCGACGCCTGGGCCGCCTCCACGGTCTCGTGCCCGCTGCCCTCCAGCGCCCCGGCCAGCGTCTGCTGCGCCTCGGCCAGCTTCTCGCCGGCCGCCTGCACGGCTGTCTGCCCGTCACCTATCTGTTGGAGGGCGACATCGATGGCTGCCTTCAGCTCGGCGACGCTCGCCACGGGGGACCTCCTGGGGGCAAGGGAGATCTCCATTACAACCCATCCCCACGGGTGGGCGAACATCCGCCCTCGCGGTGTTCCTGCCCCGTTGTCCGATTGTGCCGCTGAAGTGCGCGAAGAGCCGCGACGGCCGACCGCCCGGTCCCGCCGGGGAGACAACCGGTCCCGCCCACGGTCGGGCGGCGGTGGTCACCGGAGCAGCCAGCGCGGTCCGTACACCTCGGCGCCCAGCGCACCCACCCGGGACCGCAGCTCCCGGTCGGCGGTGACCACCACCCGGCGGCGGCCCGGCGCCGCCGCGACCAGCTCGACCATGGTGTCGTCGCCGGACCCCGGCGCAGCCACCACGGCGACCCCGGGCACCGCCGGCACGTCCCGCGCGGCGCCCTCCAGCACCAGCACCACCTCCACCGGCGGCGGCAGCTCCGGGGGTACGCCCGCTTCGGCCAGCGGCACCAGCGCGTCGCGCAGCCGCGCGGCCGCCCCGGCCCGGTCCCGCCACCAGCCGTCGGGCCGCGAGCCCACCACGTTCGCGCCGTCGACGATCAGCAGCGGCCTGGTCTCCATGCCCCCAGCGTGCCACCCGGCCGCGTTTGTCGCGCCGAGCGCCGGGTAGCCACCGCCGACCGTGCCGCGCCATGTCGCGCCCCGGCCGTGCCGACCGACTGCGGAGGACAGAGATGATGGGACCCGGTGAATTCGGCAACGACCCGTGGGACGAGTTCCTGGCCCGGTACTTCGGCCGGGGCGAGGGGGGACGCCGGCCGGCGCACCGGGTCGACATCACCCGTCTGATGACCGCCGACGCGCGGGAGATGCTCGCCGACGCGGCCCGCCGGGCCGCCCAGAAGCACAGCAACGACCTGGACACCGATCACCTGCTCTGGGCGGCGTTGCAGCGCGAGCCGCTGCGCGACCTGGTACGCCGCGCCGGCGCCGACCCGGACGCGCTGGTCAACGCCCTCGGCGGGCGCGGGGACGGGGCGCCGCGCGGCGAGGTGCCGCCGAACCTGTCGCTCACCCCGGCGGCCAAGCGGGCGCTGCTCGACGCGCACCAGCTGTCCCGGGCGATGGGGGCCAACTACATCGGTCCCGAGCACATCCTGATGGCCCTGCCGCTCAACCCGGAGTCGCCGGCCGGCCGGATGCTGGCCGCCGGCCGGATCCAGCCGGAGTCGTTGCAGGCGGCCAGCGCCGAGCGCGGCCAGACGGGCGGACCGCGGCCGGACCGCGGCACCCCCACCCTGGACCAGTACGGCCAGGACCTCACCGACCTGGCCCGGATGGACCAGATCGACCCGGTGATCGGCCGGGCCGACGAGATCGAGCAGGCCGTGGAGATCCTCTCCCGGCGGACCAAGAACAACCCGGTGCTGATCGGTGAGGCCGGTGTCGGCAAGACCGCCATCGTGGAGGGGCTGGCCGAGCGGATCTGCGACGGCGACGTGCCGCAGACCCTGATCGGCAAGCGGGTCATCCAGCTCGACCTGGCCGGCCTGGTGGCGGGCACCCGCTACCGGGGCGACTTCGAGGAACGCCTCAAGAAGGTGATCGACGAGATCCGCGCCCACCGCGAGGAGCTGATCATCTTCCTGGACGAGATCCACACCCTGGTCGGCGCGGGCGGCGCCGGCAGCGAGGGCGGGATGGACGCGTCGAACATGCTCAAGCCCGCGCTGGCCCGCGGCGAGCTGCGGGTGATCGGCGCGACCACGCTGGACGAGTACCGGCGCAGCATCGAGAAGGACGCCGCGCTGGCCCGCCGGTTCCAGCCGGTGCTGGTCCCCGAGCCGTCCGTGGAGGACACCGTCAGCATCCTGCGTGGCCTGCGCGACCGCTACGAGGCCCACCACCAGGTCCGCTTCACCGACGAGGCGCTGGTGGCCGCCGCCGAGCTCTCCGACCGGTACATCACCGACCGGTACCTGCCGGACAAGGCGATCGACCTGATCGACCAGGCCGGTGCCCGGGTCCGGTTGCGCACCCGCACCCCGGCAGAGGATGTCCGCGAGCTGGAGCGCCAGCTCGACGAGGTACGCCGGGACAAGGACCAGGCGGTGGCCGACGAACAGTACGAGAAGGCGTCCTCGCTGCGCGACCGGGTGTCCGACCTGGAGGACCAGATCCGCCGCGCCCGCGGCGAAGGGGGCCCCAACCAGGTGCCGGAGGTGGGACCGAAGGAGATCGCCGAGGTGGTCTCCCGGTCCACCGGCATCCCGGTCAACCAGCTCACGGAGGAGGAACGCGACCGGCTGCTGCGCCTGGAGGGGTACCTGCACGAGAAGGTGGTCGGCCAGGACGACGCGGTCAGCGCGGTCGCCGAGGCGGTGCGCCGCTCCCGTACCGGGCTGGCCGACCCGAACCGGCCGATGGGCAGCTTCATGTTCCTCGGGCCCACCGGCGTCGGCAAGACCGAGCTGGCCCGGGCCCTCGCCGAGGCGCTGTTCGGCGAGGCGGACCGGATGGTCCGGGTGGACATGAGCGAGTTCCAGGAGCGGCACACGGTCAGCCGGCTGGTCGGCGCCCCGCCCGGATACGTCGGCTACGAGGAGGCCGGCCAGCTCACCGAGGCGGTCCGCCGCCGCCCGTACGCGGTGGTGCTGCTCGACGAGATCGAGAAGGCGCACCCGGATGTGTTCAACATCCTCCTTCAGGTGCTCGACGACGGCCGGCTCACCGACAGCCAGGGCCGGACGGTGAACTTCAAGAACACCGTACTGATCATGACGAGCAACCTGGGCTCGGAGCTGATCACCGGCACTCAGCGCACCGTCGGCTTCGCCGCCGGCGAAACCGGCGGCCAGCAGGAGTCCAACGAGCTGCGGGAGCGGCTGATGCGCCGGCTCCAGGAGAACTTCCGGCCCGAGTTCCTCAACCGGATCGACGAGATCATCATCTTCCAGCGCCTCGAGGCCGAGCAGCTGCGGCAGATCACCGAGCTGCTGCTGGAGGAGACCCGCCGCCGCCTGCACGCGCAGGACATCCAGGTCGAGTTCACCACCGCCGGCATCGACTGGCTGGCCGAGCACGGCTACCAGCCCGAGTTCGGCGCCCGGCCGCTGCGCCGGGTCATCCAGCGGGAGGTCGACAACCGGCTGTCCCGGATGCTGCTGGAGAACGAGATCTCGCCGGGCCAGAAGGTCGTCGTCGACGCGCGGGACGGTCAGCTCGCCGTCGACGTGACCGCCGGCGAGCGCGGCTACACGGCAGCATCGACGTCCCACCCGCGGTGAGCGGGGACGTGCCGTCTCCGACGGGTGCCGACGTCCCATCCCGGAAGGATCGGAGGGCGGAGATGACCGAACCCGAGGAGACCCGGGAGGACAGCGAGCGCAGCGAACCGATCGTGGCGCCTCCGACGGCCAACCCGTCCCGGGTCAAGGTGCCGCCGGAGGGCCTGCAGCAGCAGACCGACAAGGACGAGGGCGACCGGACGCCGTCCGGGCCGTCGCCGGGAGAGGAGGCGTGATGGTACGCGGAGGGCGCGTGGATCCTGAGGTCGACGTGATCTGGGACGACTTCCACGCCCTGGTGAACGTCCCCTCCGAGCAGCTGCGCCAGTGGTTGCTGACCCGCGGCTCGGGGGAGGAGACGTTCGGCCCCGACCCGGACATGGGCCTGCCCGAGCCGGGCCGGCACATCCTGCGGGTGCTCAGCAAGCGCAAGGTGGACCTGACCCGGCAGGACATCGAGGTGATGCAGGAGGCGATCGACCGCATCGAGTCCCTCATCGACGAGCGGCCGAGCCAGGGCAACACCGACAACGAGTGGCGGCACTCGCTGCTCGACCTGGGCCACGACGTCCTCGTCGAACGCTGACCCGGCCAGCCCGACGCCGTGCCCCCTCGCGGGGCACGGCGTCGGCGCGGGGCGGCCTACTCCGATTCCATGCTGGGCAGTTGCAGGCCGGCGGCGTCGGCCGCCGCCTGCCGGTCCGCGAGGGCGCGTTCCTCCCGGCTGAGCAGGTTGGCGTACTCGGTGATGTCCCCCGGTTCGGGCACCTCCGGCAGCCGGCGCAGGAAGGTCTCGACGTCGGCGGAGGCGGCGGTGTGCGCGGCGGCCGCCTGACGCAGCAGCTCCCGTTGGTCGGCGGCGGGGTACAGATCAGTCATGTCGCCGTGATACCCGCGTTCAGGCCGTTCGCACCCCGCCGGCCGTCACCGGCTGCGCGCCGAAGTCCGGGTGGCGGAGCAGCCAGGCCAGGTAGTCCGGGTGGTTGGCCAGCGCGTCGGTGTACGCGGCCACCGCCGTCTCCAGCACCGTCTCGGCCACCCGGGCGGCCGGCGCGTCCGGGTGCCAGCCGAGCAGCAGCCGCCAGCGCAGCGGCGCCCCGGCCAGCCGGCGGGTGACCAGACCGGCCACCGGCCGGAAGGTGGCCTGGCAGAGCGCCACCGCCTCGCCGGCGTCGACCAGATCGAGGCAGCCGCGCACGTCCGTCTCGTAGAGCTTGCGGGGGGTGAAACCGGCCCGGGCGCAGGCGGCGGCGAAGCAGTCGCCGAAGCAGCCGTCGCCCGGTGCCGCCACCCACTGCTCGCGCCGCAGGTCCACCAGGCGGATCTCGTCCCGGTCGGCCATCGGGTGGGTCTGCTTCAGCAGCACGAAGACCGGGTCGACGGCGACCTCCCGCCAGCTCAGCCCGAACTCGGCCGACGGGGCGGCGTCCCCGCAGGCCCCGGTGAGCGCGAAGTCCAGCCGGCCCCCGGCCACCAGCTGGGCCAGCTCGTCCCCCGACCAGGACGCGTACGTGCTGATCTGCACCTCGGGCCGCTCGGCGGCGAGCCGGTGCACCAGCCGGCCCAGGATCGGGCTGTTCACCCCGCCGAACCGGTAGCGGTTGAGCGGGTCACCCGCCCCGGCCAGCCTTGCCGCCTCGTCCTGAAGGCCCTTCATCGCCGGCAGCAGCACCCGGGCCCGGTCCAGCACCAGCTCGCCCAGCGCGGTGGGCCGGGCGCCGCGGCGATCCCGCTCGAAGAGCGGGCCGCCGAGCGCGCGTTCGATGCGCTGGAGCTGGGCGGTCAGCGCCGGCTGGGCCAGGCCGAGCGTCGAGGCGGCCTTGGTGACGCTCCCCGTCTCGGCGATCGCGCAGACCACCCGCAGGTGTCGCAGCTCCAGATTCATAGGGTGACGGTAGGACCACGAACGGGTATGCGGAAGGGTTGATCCGCCATCGGCCGGTGCCGATCAGTGGATGCCGCCGGCGGTCACTGCTCCCGGGGCCGTTCCAGGTCCGACAGGCGAGTGCGCCGGCCGGTCACCACGTCGCGCACCTTGTCCAGCACGCCCACCGCGGGCTCGACGATCTTGTTCCAGGGCGGGGTCGCCGGGGTGCCCGGGTGCGGCCGGGTCGGCGCCGCCTCCTCGGCGATCTCCCACCGGTTGCCCAGCCGGATCAGCTCGGCGTCGCTGGCCACCTCCCGCAGCGGGGTGACCAGGGCGGCGACCCGGCTCACGTGCCGGCGGACCCGCTCGGCCACCTCGGTCAGCCCGGGGTCGTCCGGCCCGGACAGTCCCTTCAGGGCGGTCAGCAGCGCCGCGTCCGCCTCGATCTCCCGGTCCACCAGCTCGGCGCCCTCCGGCACCGCCGCCCGGGCGGCGGGGAAGAGGTACTGCTCCTCGGCGGAGACGTGCCGGGACAGCGCGGCGGTGAGCACGTCGAGCACCTCCCGCCGCCGCGGCGCGGTCAGCCGCGGGTCGGTGACCTGCTCGACGAGGCCGAGCAGCGCCCGGTGCTCCCGGTCCACGAGGTCGGCCAGGCTCCGGCCGCCCGGCCGGTACGCATCGTCGGCGGCGGGCGGCAGCGGCGGCAGGGGGACGGTCATGGTGCCCTCCTCGACTGGTGGCTACGGCCATCCGGGCTCGGGGGGGGGGGGGGCCCCCCCCCGCCCCCCCCCCGCGACCCCGGACAACCGATCGACGGGTGTGGCGGTCCGGCGGTACCCGTCGGCGCGATCCGCGAAACCGCACGCGGGCGGGGGTGCGCCCACGTCGGGGCCGGCTGGTATGAAGATGCGATGACGAGCGACGCCGCCTCCGCCCGACCGGACCCCACCGCCGAGGTCGTGGATCTCTGCCGCGACCTGCTGCGCATCGACACCACCAACACCGGGGACAACGACACCAGCGTCGGGGAACGCCGCGCGGCGGAGTACGTCGCGGAGAAGCTCGCCGAGGTCGGCGTCGACGCGGAGATCCACGAGTCCGCACCCGGCCGGGCCAACCTGGTCGCCCGGATCCCCGGCACCGACCCGGGCCGCGACGCCCTGCTGGTGCACGGCCACCTCGACGTGGTCCCCGCGGACCCCGACGAGTGGTCGGTGCACCCGTTCTCCGGCGAGCTCCGCGACGGCTACCTGTGGGGCCGCGGCGCGATCGACATGAAGGACTTCGACGCCATGGTGCTGGCCGTGGTGCGCGGCTGGCAACGGTCCGGGGTGCGCCCGGCCCGGGACATCGTGCTCGCCTTCACCGCCGACGAGGAGGCTGGCAGCGACTACGGCGCGCACTTCATCGCCCAGCGGCACCGCGACGTCTTCGACGGCTGCACCGAGGCGATCGGCGAGGTCGGCGGCTTCTCCTACGCCATCGACGACCAGCGGCGCCTCTACCTCATCGAGACCGCCGAGAAGGGCATCGACTGGCTGCGCCTGCACGCCAAGGGCCGCCCGGGGCACGGCTCCTTCATCCACGACGACAACGCGGTCACCGCGCTGGCCGAGGCGGTCGCCCGGATCGGCCGGCACCGCTTCCCGATCACCGTCACCGACACCGTGCGGGCCTTCCTGGCGGAGGTCTCCGACATCCTCGGCATCGAGATCGACCCGGAGGACCCGGAGACCGCGATCGCCAAGCTCGGCCCGATCGCCAACATCGTCGGGGCGACGATCCGCAGCACCGCCAACCCGACCCGGCTCGCCGCCGGCTACAAGGACAACGTCATCCCGGGCCGGGCCACCGCCACCATCGACTGCCGCAGCCTGCCGGGCCAGTCGGAGCTGCTGGAGGAGCAGCTGCGCGAGCTGGTCGGCCCGGACATCGACATCGAGTACATCCAGCGCCAGCCGGCCCTGGAGACCACCTTCGACGGCGACCTGGTCGAGGCCATGTCCGCCGCGCTGCGCGCCGAGGACCCGGGCGCCCGGCCGGTGCCGTACATGCTCTCCGGCGGCACCGACGCCAAGGCCTTCTCGCGGCTCGGCATCCGCTGCTTCGGCTTCGCGCCGCTGCGGTTGCCCGCCGACCTCAATTTCTCCGGCCTGTTCCATGGCATCGACGAGCGGGTCCCGGTGGACGGACTACAGTTCGGCGTGCGGGTTCTCGACCGGTTTCTCCGCAACTGCTGATCGCGCCCGTCGCGTCACCGTCGGCGCGGAACCCCCCATCTGCGAAGGGACTGCCACCTATGACCGACCAGCACGGTGAGCTGGACGCCGCCCTGGAGCGCGTGATCGACGCGGCCCGCGCCCACCTGGCCGCCGTTCGCGCCGCCCAGGGGCGGATCGACGACGACAACGTCTGGCAGGCGTACGTCGCGTTGAACAACGCCTCCTTCGCGTACGACGAGCAGCTGCTCGACGCGTTCGGCGAGGTGACCCCGTGGGACGTGGAGTCGATCGACCCGGACGAGGCCGACGAGCGCTTCGGCGCCGCGGAGGGCGTGGAGGCCACCGACCCGCACCCGCGGGTCATCTCGGTGCGCCAGCGCC
This sequence is a window from Micromonospora sp. NBRC 110009. Protein-coding genes within it:
- a CDS encoding FtsK/SpoIIIE domain-containing protein — encoded protein: MADVRAQLVTRVRGMLSEALGATRNGLAAADAELAAGRDRLARVRRAAAAVPERVGAARDRRLAEIDARHARRIAELTRRAAAAAEREAPGAASARWDHWRPTPAGRTETPGAVRVGTVRIPGGEAVPALVPLLDGGHVHLAGSDGEGIAALLPALLLRSVGRADPGGVRLFGYDPEHLGGGLAGFAPLGTGGLLTFVGPGGLGKLLDDLVEQIRRINETVLAGEYPSLRALAAATGRRPEPWRVAVLLGGDELSRHERGQLDRVVRTGAACGVHLVVRGIDLPDAPTVTRVAVEPDDARIAGLPVVLDEPPPATLVTETCREVASRVNAGPPPAPFTDLLPPAEGYWREDSAHGLTAPIGEGPHGRPVLLTLGDYPPHALIGGPSGTGKTNLIFAWIGALASRYSPAELEFYLLDFKEGVSFARFAKGRRDPSWLPHMRLVGINVNTDREFGLALLRFLAEELRRRADAAKKHEVTKLAELRAVDPTGHWPRIVAVVDEFQALLAGRDVVAREAADLLEDLARRGRSQGIHLVLASQDVRGIEALWGRPALVAQFTLRIALPKALRILAERNDAAQSLPRHHAVVNAESGLVEGNEVARIPSASDWETWSELQHRLWRMRPQDAAPARLFDGDAIPKLAGAPDFRALTAPEQGVPRNPVALLGEIIDVQARSAALRLPRAPGRNLAVLGTRVDEACAVLDAAARTLARQHRPGTARFSIACLDPDADPAARALYEDLAGDAAWYDEETVPELMAEVGDTLGAPGTPNSPHYLLLYAVDAAAGQLAGKAGGRTGLEQLRRILHDGPERRTHVLAWWRGVARMRADLGGPAARIENIGAWVALDVQGAELGSSLYPGTGGPDWYPRPWRGLYFDRAVHRTGQVIIPYGPPR
- a CDS encoding ATP-dependent Clp protease ATP-binding subunit → MMGPGEFGNDPWDEFLARYFGRGEGGRRPAHRVDITRLMTADAREMLADAARRAAQKHSNDLDTDHLLWAALQREPLRDLVRRAGADPDALVNALGGRGDGAPRGEVPPNLSLTPAAKRALLDAHQLSRAMGANYIGPEHILMALPLNPESPAGRMLAAGRIQPESLQAASAERGQTGGPRPDRGTPTLDQYGQDLTDLARMDQIDPVIGRADEIEQAVEILSRRTKNNPVLIGEAGVGKTAIVEGLAERICDGDVPQTLIGKRVIQLDLAGLVAGTRYRGDFEERLKKVIDEIRAHREELIIFLDEIHTLVGAGGAGSEGGMDASNMLKPALARGELRVIGATTLDEYRRSIEKDAALARRFQPVLVPEPSVEDTVSILRGLRDRYEAHHQVRFTDEALVAAAELSDRYITDRYLPDKAIDLIDQAGARVRLRTRTPAEDVRELERQLDEVRRDKDQAVADEQYEKASSLRDRVSDLEDQIRRARGEGGPNQVPEVGPKEIAEVVSRSTGIPVNQLTEEERDRLLRLEGYLHEKVVGQDDAVSAVAEAVRRSRTGLADPNRPMGSFMFLGPTGVGKTELARALAEALFGEADRMVRVDMSEFQERHTVSRLVGAPPGYVGYEEAGQLTEAVRRRPYAVVLLDEIEKAHPDVFNILLQVLDDGRLTDSQGRTVNFKNTVLIMTSNLGSELITGTQRTVGFAAGETGGQQESNELRERLMRRLQENFRPEFLNRIDEIIIFQRLEAEQLRQITELLLEETRRRLHAQDIQVEFTTAGIDWLAEHGYQPEFGARPLRRVIQREVDNRLSRMLLENEISPGQKVVVDARDGQLAVDVTAGERGYTAASTSHPR
- a CDS encoding DUF3140 domain-containing protein; the encoded protein is MVRGGRVDPEVDVIWDDFHALVNVPSEQLRQWLLTRGSGEETFGPDPDMGLPEPGRHILRVLSKRKVDLTRQDIEVMQEAIDRIESLIDERPSQGNTDNEWRHSLLDLGHDVLVER
- a CDS encoding LysR family transcriptional regulator, which encodes MNLELRHLRVVCAIAETGSVTKAASTLGLAQPALTAQLQRIERALGGPLFERDRRGARPTALGELVLDRARVLLPAMKGLQDEAARLAGAGDPLNRYRFGGVNSPILGRLVHRLAAERPEVQISTYASWSGDELAQLVAGGRLDFALTGACGDAAPSAEFGLSWREVAVDPVFVLLKQTHPMADRDEIRLVDLRREQWVAAPGDGCFGDCFAAACARAGFTPRKLYETDVRGCLDLVDAGEAVALCQATFRPVAGLVTRRLAGAPLRWRLLLGWHPDAPAARVAETVLETAVAAYTDALANHPDYLAWLLRHPDFGAQPVTAGGVRTA
- a CDS encoding hemerythrin domain-containing protein — translated: MTVPLPPLPPAADDAYRPGGRSLADLVDREHRALLGLVEQVTDPRLTAPRRREVLDVLTAALSRHVSAEEQYLFPAARAAVPEGAELVDREIEADAALLTALKGLSGPDDPGLTEVAERVRRHVSRVAALVTPLREVASDAELIRLGNRWEIAEEAAPTRPHPGTPATPPWNKIVEPAVGVLDKVRDVVTGRRTRLSDLERPREQ
- a CDS encoding M20/M25/M40 family metallo-hydrolase, whose product is MTSDAASARPDPTAEVVDLCRDLLRIDTTNTGDNDTSVGERRAAEYVAEKLAEVGVDAEIHESAPGRANLVARIPGTDPGRDALLVHGHLDVVPADPDEWSVHPFSGELRDGYLWGRGAIDMKDFDAMVLAVVRGWQRSGVRPARDIVLAFTADEEAGSDYGAHFIAQRHRDVFDGCTEAIGEVGGFSYAIDDQRRLYLIETAEKGIDWLRLHAKGRPGHGSFIHDDNAVTALAEAVARIGRHRFPITVTDTVRAFLAEVSDILGIEIDPEDPETAIAKLGPIANIVGATIRSTANPTRLAAGYKDNVIPGRATATIDCRSLPGQSELLEEQLRELVGPDIDIEYIQRQPALETTFDGDLVEAMSAALRAEDPGARPVPYMLSGGTDAKAFSRLGIRCFGFAPLRLPADLNFSGLFHGIDERVPVDGLQFGVRVLDRFLRNC